The following proteins are co-located in the Pedobacter frigiditerrae genome:
- the hisH gene encoding imidazole glycerol phosphate synthase subunit HisH, whose protein sequence is MEEKKINTIGIVNYGAGNIFSLTAALERQNITYGMVNTEADLEKYSHIIIPGVGHAGAAMKKLEQTGLVNAIKALTKPVLGICVGMQLITQHSEEGDANLLNIIPLNTKLFNKDLGIKIPHMGWNNVDFKNNSLFEDVPVDTQFYFVHSYFIEYNPTFDIAAVNYGNKFSAAIQKDNFYGVQFHPEKSGEAGERLLKNFSNLSI, encoded by the coding sequence ATGGAAGAAAAAAAGATAAATACAATTGGCATAGTAAACTACGGAGCGGGAAATATTTTTTCCTTAACCGCAGCTTTAGAAAGGCAAAATATTACTTACGGAATGGTAAATACAGAGGCTGATTTAGAAAAATATAGTCACATTATTATTCCTGGTGTTGGTCATGCTGGTGCTGCGATGAAAAAACTAGAACAAACTGGTTTAGTGAATGCTATTAAAGCTTTAACAAAACCTGTCTTAGGCATTTGTGTAGGTATGCAACTCATCACTCAACATTCTGAAGAAGGTGATGCTAATCTTTTGAATATCATTCCGTTAAACACCAAACTTTTTAACAAAGATTTAGGCATCAAAATTCCTCATATGGGATGGAATAATGTTGATTTTAAAAACAATTCACTGTTTGAAGATGTTCCTGTGGATACACAGTTTTATTTTGTGCATTCTTATTTTATTGAATATAACCCTACATTTGATATCGCAGCTGTTAATTATGGAAACAAATTTTCGGCAGCAATACAAAAAGATAACTTTTATGGCGTTCAATTTCATCCAGAAAAATCTGGTGAAGCAGGTGAACGCTTATTGAAAAACTTTTCAAACCTTAGTATATAA
- a CDS encoding DUF4287 domain-containing protein: protein MDKATQTMIDNLAKNTGKTLEQWIAIVTKENFAKHGEIIKFLKETHGLTHGFANLIAHKAKGSDAGSAENPDELITKQYQGKESLKPFYDKLMSTIAEFGKDIEIAPKNTYVSLRRKKQFATLNPATKTRFEIGINLKGQEPSGILEAEKPNAMCSHKINLTDISEINEEVMGWIKLAYNNAG from the coding sequence ATGGACAAAGCAACACAAACAATGATTGATAACCTGGCTAAGAATACAGGTAAAACTTTGGAACAATGGATAGCTATTGTGACCAAAGAGAATTTCGCAAAACACGGAGAAATTATTAAGTTTTTAAAAGAGACACACGGTTTAACCCACGGTTTTGCTAATTTAATTGCTCATAAAGCAAAAGGTTCTGATGCAGGTTCAGCTGAAAATCCAGACGAACTGATTACAAAACAATATCAGGGAAAAGAAAGTCTGAAGCCTTTTTACGACAAGTTAATGAGCACAATAGCAGAATTTGGTAAAGACATAGAAATTGCACCTAAAAATACTTATGTAAGTTTAAGGAGAAAAAAGCAATTCGCTACATTAAACCCTGCAACAAAAACACGTTTTGAAATAGGTATAAATCTAAAAGGACAAGAACCATCAGGGATATTAGAAGCTGAAAAACCCAATGCAATGTGCTCGCACAAAATAAACTTGACGGATATAAGTGAAATTAATGAAGAAGTGATGGGATGGATAAAATTAGCCTATAACAACGCTGGATAA
- a CDS encoding S41 family peptidase, with translation MKNIIALISFLLLTNSMFAQKSYEAKIGYTRLKSDLDFFCSIRKKANSGLYKYRTVAQIDSAEKAAYKNLSDQTTLREFFNIINELADFEGSVHNDVAFSAKIANEIITDSVYFPIPIKVIDGKIRVNSNNAKIPLGAEILSINGINSTEILKRNSIYYTTDGFSTDAKTFAQDGVFSSSLFYSNGKKDSFKVNFKINGDNIVREVILTPVTRNVFAIISQKKHSITLDSIYKSLTQMPYNFEIVNKSTAKLNIRSFEIGENAKDPKHLKFVNFLDSCFIAIKKNADMKNLIVDVRNNRGGTDPNDMVAFSYLANKPFRENIIAFSNFIKIPSWNNVDYKAFFLKRILAKWIYQKKLKKAFPVAKNGVFYQGNDDNKLRYPNENAFKGQIYLLINPKVASAASMFAAMVAGNTNAIIIGQESGGGYYGHNGHIPIGYILPNSKIKYQFSIVNLNQDVPIKKNQPFGRGIIPDYKVEQTLTDFLNHKDTQMDFLLKLIDDKNRTN, from the coding sequence ATGAAAAACATAATAGCGCTTATCTCCTTTTTATTATTAACAAATAGCATGTTCGCTCAAAAATCTTATGAGGCTAAAATCGGATACACAAGACTAAAATCAGATTTAGATTTCTTTTGCAGCATTCGGAAAAAGGCAAATTCCGGTCTATATAAATACAGAACTGTCGCTCAGATAGATAGCGCAGAAAAAGCAGCCTACAAAAATCTTTCTGATCAAACAACATTAAGAGAATTTTTTAATATCATAAACGAATTGGCAGACTTTGAAGGCAGTGTACATAACGATGTCGCTTTTTCGGCGAAAATTGCTAATGAGATCATTACCGATTCTGTTTATTTTCCTATTCCAATAAAGGTTATTGATGGGAAAATTCGTGTTAATAGCAATAATGCAAAAATACCGCTTGGTGCAGAAATTCTTTCAATAAACGGAATAAATTCAACAGAAATACTAAAGCGAAATTCCATTTATTATACAACTGATGGCTTTAGCACCGATGCTAAAACATTTGCACAAGATGGAGTATTCTCAAGTTCTTTATTTTATTCAAATGGGAAAAAAGATTCTTTTAAAGTAAACTTTAAAATAAATGGAGATAACATAGTGAGAGAAGTTATACTTACGCCTGTAACTCGTAATGTATTCGCCATAATTTCTCAAAAAAAGCATTCAATTACTTTGGATAGTATTTATAAAAGTTTAACTCAAATGCCTTACAATTTTGAAATTGTAAATAAAAGCACGGCGAAACTTAACATTCGTTCTTTTGAAATTGGTGAAAATGCAAAAGACCCCAAACATTTAAAGTTTGTGAATTTTTTGGATAGTTGTTTCATCGCTATTAAAAAAAATGCTGATATGAAAAACTTAATAGTTGATGTTAGAAATAACAGAGGTGGAACTGACCCCAACGATATGGTGGCATTTTCCTATTTAGCCAACAAACCTTTTCGTGAAAATATTATCGCTTTTTCAAATTTTATAAAAATACCGAGTTGGAATAATGTAGATTATAAGGCTTTCTTCTTGAAGAGAATTTTAGCTAAATGGATATATCAGAAAAAATTAAAAAAGGCATTTCCCGTAGCTAAAAATGGTGTTTTTTATCAAGGTAATGATGATAATAAGTTAAGATATCCAAATGAAAATGCATTCAAGGGACAGATTTATTTACTCATAAACCCAAAAGTAGCTTCTGCCGCTAGTATGTTTGCCGCTATGGTTGCAGGGAACACAAATGCCATTATAATTGGACAAGAAAGTGGTGGTGGTTACTATGGACATAATGGTCACATACCTATAGGGTATATTTTGCCTAATAGCAAGATTAAGTATCAATTCTCTATTGTAAATCTAAATCAAGATGTTCCTATTAAGAAAAACCAACCCTTTGGCAGAGGCATAATTCCTGACTATAAGGTTGAACAAACCTTAACGGATTTTTTAAATCACAAAGACACGCAGATGGATTTTTTATTGAAACTTATTGATGATAAGAACAGAACAAACTAA
- the hisB gene encoding bifunctional histidinol-phosphatase/imidazoleglycerol-phosphate dehydratase HisB translates to MKKVLFIDRDGTLNIEPDDEQVDSFAKLKFYPRSLYYLSKIATELDFDLVMVTNQDGLGTPSNPEENFWPIHNFMLDTFAGEGVVFSEIVIDRTFARDNAPTRKPHTGLLTHYFGEGYNLKNSFVIGDRLNDVILAKNLGAKAIFLRQNDALGSTEALDKYETLADVIALETQKWEDIYTFLRAGARKVNHVRKTNETDITIGLDLDGTGKATIKTGLNFFDHMLDQIARHGSMNLDVIANGDLHIDEHHTIEDTGIALGEAFAQALGNKLGIERYGFCLPMDDCLAQVAIDFGGRNWIVWDAEFKREKVGDMPTEMFFHFFKSFSDASKCNLNIKAEGENEHHKIEAIFKAFAKAIKMAVKRDAEKMVLPSTKGVL, encoded by the coding sequence ATGAAAAAAGTATTGTTTATAGACCGTGATGGCACATTAAACATTGAACCAGATGATGAACAAGTAGATAGTTTTGCAAAGCTGAAGTTTTATCCAAGGTCATTGTATTATCTTTCTAAAATTGCAACAGAGTTAGATTTTGATTTGGTAATGGTAACCAATCAAGATGGTTTGGGAACTCCTTCAAACCCAGAAGAAAACTTTTGGCCAATACACAACTTTATGCTAGATACCTTCGCTGGCGAAGGTGTTGTTTTTAGTGAAATTGTAATTGATAGAACTTTTGCGAGAGATAATGCACCAACTCGCAAACCTCACACTGGTTTATTAACCCATTATTTTGGAGAAGGTTACAATTTGAAAAATTCTTTCGTAATTGGCGACCGATTAAACGATGTGATTTTAGCAAAGAACTTAGGTGCAAAAGCAATTTTCTTACGTCAAAATGATGCTTTAGGAAGTACAGAAGCATTGGACAAATACGAAACGTTAGCTGATGTAATAGCTCTAGAAACTCAAAAATGGGAAGATATTTATACTTTTTTAAGAGCTGGTGCTAGGAAAGTAAATCACGTTCGTAAAACGAATGAAACAGATATAACCATTGGTTTAGATTTAGATGGAACTGGAAAAGCAACCATTAAAACTGGTTTAAATTTCTTCGACCATATGTTAGACCAAATTGCCAGACACGGTAGTATGAATTTAGATGTAATTGCCAATGGCGATTTGCATATTGATGAACACCATACCATTGAAGATACTGGAATTGCTTTGGGTGAAGCTTTTGCACAAGCTTTAGGTAATAAATTAGGCATTGAGCGATATGGTTTTTGTTTACCAATGGATGATTGTTTAGCGCAAGTTGCGATAGATTTTGGTGGCAGAAACTGGATTGTTTGGGATGCAGAATTTAAACGTGAGAAAGTTGGTGATATGCCTACCGAGATGTTTTTCCACTTTTTTAAATCTTTCAGCGATGCTTCAAAATGTAATTTAAATATTAAAGCAGAAGGCGAAAACGAACATCACAAAATAGAAGCTATCTTTAAGGCTTTTGCAAAGGCAATTAAAATGGCGGTTAAACGTGATGCAGAAAAGATGGTTTTACCGAGCACAAAGGGAGTGTTGTAA
- a CDS encoding L,D-transpeptidase family protein, with translation MKKTLLFALLCLFLSSCGWFKEKPEIATLLAKHFDDKLYNKFDTAFYNPIFSKKLDELSISLSNPKTTKAFYSAHENNPVLITRFYTNGGLDSLKSYIERSTADGFNPEVFKVKELTELIATLDANKFKSIDEVYPLIAELEIKTADAFLRYASFTKYGIINPRKIYNRYYINVHRPDSLRMDSLLNTTDIVLSLKNAQPSSKSYLDLKAMLAFYRDSIGNENDQAIKTIKLNMERLRWQLPIKTDEVVAVNIPDFSLTWFNKQDTLAHMNVCVGGKRESTYAERMKLFLKSGSLDDKPKNHETPQLVSVFNAIQVNPIWNIPVSIAQSEIYWMARKDPYYLSNSNIKVYYKGKQIYEPDTIQWNKYSREKLPFTFKQGSGEGNALGKFKFIFDNSSSIYLHDTNNKYGFKLANRAISHGCVRIEDPLKFAELMVKDKYQYDQLRMEVNLPPIDTNRNKQYQKILAKKADTTKAFQLKPSWFATRKNVAVVISYYTCWAENGKVQFRPDVYDYDGILWDAIKKYMQ, from the coding sequence TTGAAGAAAACGCTCCTTTTTGCCTTGTTATGTTTGTTTTTGAGTTCTTGTGGATGGTTTAAAGAAAAGCCAGAAATAGCTACATTATTGGCAAAACATTTTGATGACAAACTCTATAATAAATTCGATACTGCATTTTACAATCCAATTTTCAGTAAAAAACTGGACGAATTGAGTATTTCTTTATCCAACCCTAAAACCACAAAGGCATTTTATTCGGCTCACGAAAATAATCCAGTATTAATAACTAGGTTTTATACCAATGGTGGTTTAGATAGTTTAAAAAGCTATATTGAAAGGAGTACAGCTGATGGTTTTAATCCAGAAGTATTTAAAGTAAAAGAACTTACAGAACTTATAGCAACATTAGATGCGAACAAATTTAAGAGCATTGATGAAGTTTATCCGCTTATAGCAGAATTAGAGATTAAAACGGCAGATGCTTTTTTAAGATATGCTAGTTTCACTAAATACGGGATAATAAATCCACGCAAAATATACAACCGTTATTACATCAATGTTCATCGTCCGGATAGTTTAAGAATGGATTCACTTTTGAATACAACTGATATTGTTTTATCCTTAAAAAATGCACAACCAAGCTCAAAAAGCTATTTAGACTTAAAAGCAATGCTAGCTTTTTATCGCGATAGCATTGGAAACGAAAATGACCAGGCCATTAAAACCATAAAATTGAATATGGAGCGTTTGCGTTGGCAATTACCTATTAAAACTGATGAGGTAGTTGCAGTTAACATTCCTGATTTCTCCTTAACTTGGTTTAATAAACAAGATACTTTGGCGCACATGAATGTATGTGTTGGTGGTAAAAGAGAGTCGACCTATGCAGAAAGAATGAAGCTCTTTTTGAAATCTGGAAGTTTAGACGACAAACCAAAAAACCACGAAACACCTCAATTGGTAAGTGTTTTTAACGCAATACAAGTAAATCCAATTTGGAATATTCCAGTAAGTATTGCACAAAGTGAAATTTATTGGATGGCAAGAAAAGACCCTTATTATTTGTCAAACAGCAACATCAAGGTTTATTACAAAGGCAAACAAATTTATGAACCTGATACTATACAATGGAATAAATATTCGAGAGAAAAGTTGCCATTTACATTTAAGCAAGGCTCTGGGGAAGGGAACGCTTTAGGGAAGTTTAAATTTATTTTTGACAATAGCTCAAGTATATACCTGCACGATACAAACAACAAATATGGTTTCAAGCTAGCAAATCGAGCAATTAGCCATGGGTGTGTACGAATAGAAGATCCATTAAAGTTTGCAGAACTGATGGTTAAAGATAAATATCAATATGACCAATTACGAATGGAGGTTAATTTGCCCCCAATTGATACCAATAGAAATAAGCAGTATCAAAAAATATTAGCTAAAAAAGCAGATACAACCAAGGCTTTTCAACTAAAACCATCTTGGTTTGCTACAAGAAAAAACGTAGCTGTTGTTATTAGTTATTACACTTGTTGGGCAGAAAATGGCAAAGTTCAATTTAGGCCAGATGTATATGATTATGATGGAATTCTTTGGGATGCCATTAAAAAATATATGCAGTAA
- the hisD gene encoding histidinol dehydrogenase, protein MKLYSYKELTQQKIEELCSRTVEDDNLVISRVENIIATVKSDGDAALLSYAEQFDKVKLSSLFIGKEELVELASQIPSTVKSAIDIAYQNIYKFHEAQLKTEAKIETMPGVNCWREARAIEKVGLYIPGGTAVLPSTFLMLGIPAKIAGCKEIVVCSPPQSDGKINTYIAYVSTLLNIEKVYLVGGAQAVGAMAFGTETIPKVDKIFGPGNRYVTEAKKLVQNTVAIDMPAGPSEVLVVADETANPAFVAADLLAQAEHGTDSQAILVATSKQLIADVLFAIETQLAELPRKNIAAKAIANSYAIFAETINEAMDFSNTYAPEHLILATENFEPLIPLIINAGSVFLGNLTPESAGDYASGTNHTLPTSGFARAFSGVSVDTFLKKITFQHLTAKGLQNIGNTVEVLAEAEGLQAHKNAISIRLKEI, encoded by the coding sequence TTGAAACTCTATAGTTATAAAGAATTAACTCAACAAAAAATTGAAGAACTGTGTTCACGCACCGTTGAAGACGATAATTTAGTGATTTCTAGAGTTGAAAACATCATTGCAACAGTAAAATCTGATGGCGATGCAGCACTCCTCTCCTACGCAGAACAATTTGATAAAGTTAAATTATCTTCACTTTTTATTGGCAAAGAAGAACTAGTTGAGTTAGCTAGTCAAATCCCTTCAACGGTAAAAAGTGCCATTGACATAGCCTATCAAAACATCTATAAATTTCACGAAGCTCAGTTAAAAACCGAGGCTAAAATTGAAACAATGCCAGGTGTAAATTGCTGGAGAGAAGCCAGAGCAATTGAAAAAGTTGGGCTTTATATTCCAGGCGGAACAGCAGTTTTACCGAGTACTTTTTTGATGCTTGGCATACCTGCAAAAATTGCTGGATGCAAAGAAATAGTAGTGTGTTCTCCACCACAAAGTGATGGCAAAATTAACACCTATATCGCTTACGTTTCAACCTTGTTAAACATAGAAAAAGTTTACTTAGTTGGAGGTGCTCAAGCAGTCGGCGCTATGGCTTTTGGAACTGAAACAATTCCTAAAGTTGACAAGATTTTTGGGCCAGGAAATCGCTATGTAACCGAGGCAAAAAAGCTAGTTCAAAACACAGTTGCAATTGACATGCCAGCGGGTCCATCTGAGGTTTTAGTCGTGGCTGACGAAACTGCAAATCCTGCTTTTGTTGCAGCTGATTTATTAGCGCAAGCAGAACACGGAACTGATAGTCAAGCGATATTAGTTGCCACCTCTAAACAGCTAATTGCTGATGTACTTTTTGCCATTGAAACACAGTTAGCTGAGTTACCAAGAAAAAACATTGCTGCTAAAGCAATTGCAAATTCTTATGCAATATTTGCTGAAACAATAAATGAAGCTATGGACTTTAGTAACACTTATGCACCTGAACATTTAATTCTAGCAACTGAAAATTTTGAGCCACTTATTCCATTAATCATTAATGCAGGTTCTGTATTTCTAGGTAACCTTACACCAGAAAGTGCAGGAGATTATGCTTCAGGAACAAACCATACTTTACCAACCAGTGGTTTTGCAAGAGCCTTTTCTGGTGTTTCAGTTGATACTTTCCTCAAAAAAATCACTTTTCAGCATCTAACAGCTAAAGGTTTACAAAATATAGGCAACACAGTTGAAGTTTTGGCAGAAGCAGAAGGACTACAAGCACATAAAAATGCGATAAGTATAAGATTAAAAGAGATATGA
- the hisC gene encoding histidinol-phosphate transaminase, which yields MDIKDLQRENIKTLKPYSTARDEFKGQASVFLDANENSFGSPLPANYNRYPDPLQLDLKDAISKIKGVPIENTFLGNGSDEAIDLLYRAFCNPGKDNVIILPPTYGMYEVSANINDVEIRKVDLLPNFQLDLEKIAEAIDANTKMIFICSPNNPTGNSINRTDIETILANFKGLVVIDEAYINFAKQKTFIQELTEYSNLVILQTFSKAWGLAALRLGMAFSSRPVIDILNKVKPPYNINQATQDLALAALENIQQVNDWIKITVSERDRLSNLLTKLPLVKKVYPSDANFILAQVDDALGTYNLLVDKGIIVRDRSKVSLCEGCLRITVGTVEENNQLISILEKI from the coding sequence ATGGATATTAAAGATTTACAACGAGAAAATATAAAAACCCTTAAACCCTACTCTACCGCTAGAGATGAGTTTAAAGGACAAGCAAGTGTCTTTTTAGATGCAAATGAGAATAGTTTCGGTTCTCCACTGCCAGCAAACTACAACCGTTATCCAGACCCATTACAGCTAGATTTAAAGGATGCGATTAGCAAAATTAAAGGTGTACCTATCGAAAATACCTTTTTAGGAAATGGTAGCGATGAAGCAATTGATTTATTGTACCGAGCTTTTTGCAATCCCGGAAAGGATAATGTCATCATTCTTCCGCCTACTTACGGAATGTATGAGGTTTCAGCAAACATTAACGATGTCGAAATTAGGAAAGTAGATTTATTACCAAACTTTCAACTGGACTTAGAGAAAATCGCAGAAGCTATTGATGCGAATACCAAAATGATTTTCATTTGTTCACCAAATAATCCTACTGGAAACTCTATCAACAGAACAGATATCGAGACAATTTTGGCCAATTTTAAAGGATTGGTAGTAATTGATGAAGCTTATATTAATTTCGCTAAGCAGAAAACATTTATACAGGAATTAACTGAATACTCGAATTTGGTAATCCTACAAACGTTTTCTAAAGCTTGGGGATTAGCAGCTTTACGTTTAGGAATGGCTTTTTCATCACGACCAGTTATTGATATTTTAAACAAAGTAAAACCACCATACAATATCAACCAAGCTACACAAGACTTGGCTTTGGCTGCTTTAGAAAATATTCAACAAGTAAATGATTGGATTAAAATTACCGTTTCAGAAAGAGATAGATTGAGTAATTTACTAACAAAACTTCCATTGGTTAAAAAAGTCTATCCCTCAGATGCTAATTTTATATTGGCACAAGTTGATGATGCTTTAGGAACTTATAATTTATTGGTAGATAAAGGCATAATTGTTCGCGACCGTTCAAAAGTATCGCTTTGCGAAGGTTGCTTAAGAATTACAGTGGGAACAGTTGAAGAAAATAATCAGTTAATTAGCATTTTAGAAAAGATATAA
- the hisG gene encoding ATP phosphoribosyltransferase: protein MKTLKIAIQKSGRLNEKSVEILKNCGLSFENYKSSLIATVANFPLEILFLRDDDIPEYVQDGIADLGIVGENVIIEAGADVSYLQPLGFGKCTLKIAVQSTSDITELSQLNGKAIATSYPVILQKYLTENNVDAQIRMISGSVEIGPGLGLSDAIFDIVSTGGTLKNNGLKPFADVMQSEAVLIGNKSIIDNPEVAELMQRIQSVLRAKATKYVVLNVAKENLQAVVDLLPGVKSPTVVPLFEEGWVAVHSVIAEEDFWEKINGLKLAGAEGIVVMPIEKIIT, encoded by the coding sequence GTGAAAACACTTAAAATCGCTATCCAAAAGTCGGGTAGGTTAAACGAAAAATCAGTAGAAATTCTTAAAAATTGTGGGCTTTCTTTCGAAAACTACAAAAGTTCGTTAATAGCAACTGTTGCTAATTTCCCTCTAGAAATTCTTTTTTTAAGAGATGATGACATTCCAGAATATGTTCAAGATGGCATTGCCGATTTAGGTATTGTTGGTGAAAATGTAATCATCGAAGCAGGTGCAGATGTATCCTATTTGCAACCTTTAGGTTTTGGAAAATGCACCCTAAAAATTGCTGTTCAAAGCACTAGTGATATCACAGAATTATCGCAATTAAATGGCAAAGCAATTGCCACTTCTTACCCTGTAATTTTACAAAAATATCTTACAGAAAACAATGTCGATGCGCAGATTAGAATGATATCTGGCTCGGTAGAAATTGGCCCAGGTTTAGGCTTAAGTGATGCGATTTTCGACATCGTTTCTACAGGCGGAACATTAAAAAATAATGGACTAAAACCTTTCGCAGATGTGATGCAATCTGAGGCTGTTTTAATCGGAAATAAATCGATAATCGATAATCCAGAAGTTGCAGAATTGATGCAAAGAATTCAATCTGTACTAAGAGCAAAAGCAACAAAATATGTGGTACTAAACGTTGCTAAAGAAAACCTACAAGCTGTTGTTGATTTATTACCTGGCGTAAAAAGTCCTACTGTTGTTCCATTGTTCGAAGAAGGTTGGGTTGCCGTACATTCTGTAATTGCCGAGGAAGATTTCTGGGAAAAAATTAATGGCCTAAAATTAGCAGGCGCCGAAGGAATTGTAGTGATGCCAATTGAGAAAATCATTACATAA
- a CDS encoding DUF1801 domain-containing protein, translating into MQATGKTVEEILTSLPKDRAEPFNKLHDIIVKNLPKGFEAGISYGGLGYIIPHSLYPAGYHCKPIEPLPFAGIASQKNSINFYHMGIYSEPKLFDWFVSEYPKHSKQKLDMGKSCVRFKKLDEIPYQLIGELMTKMTAQEWIDLYESKLKK; encoded by the coding sequence ATGCAAGCAACTGGAAAAACTGTAGAAGAAATTCTAACTAGCCTTCCTAAAGACAGGGCTGAACCATTTAATAAACTACACGATATCATTGTAAAAAACCTTCCCAAAGGTTTTGAGGCAGGTATTAGTTACGGTGGATTAGGTTATATTATACCGCATTCACTTTATCCTGCTGGTTACCATTGTAAGCCAATCGAACCGCTTCCGTTTGCAGGAATTGCTTCTCAAAAAAACTCTATAAATTTTTACCATATGGGAATTTATTCGGAGCCTAAATTATTTGATTGGTTTGTAAGCGAATATCCAAAACATAGTAAGCAAAAGTTAGATATGGGAAAAAGTTGTGTTCGCTTTAAAAAGTTGGATGAAATTCCGTATCAGCTCATCGGAGAATTAATGACGAAAATGACTGCGCAAGAATGGATAGATCTTTACGAATCTAAACTGAAAAAATAG